In the Deinococcus aerolatus genome, one interval contains:
- a CDS encoding M16 family metallopeptidase, whose protein sequence is MSRKSESSRTVEGLRGPVRHVLPGGLTLLLEADPDAQTVAAGYFVNTGARDERPAEMGASHFLEHLMFKGSERLSAGVLNERLDDLGGQSNAFTGEEATVYHAACLPEQTAELLDTLTELMRPALRAHDLEAERGVILEEIAMYADQPGVRVIDELRADYWGTHPLGHLVLGTADTVGALTREVLAEDHQRRYGADRVTLALTGHFDPEAVLAWAAAHLAGWPAAAAPAAEEPPPIPVHPGHVRVITDPELNRVQVAAEAPGLSVTHPLREAAAVLADLIGGENGALYWALLDTGLADSADLAHLEYRDAGAFEGGFSCDPERAQEVLDTFRAVLRDAGALITEEAVRRAARKLAVSTLLRAETPQGRLFALGMEHLATGRAETTEQLVAHYSGVTARDVREVLRLCPLDRLTVVALGPLKALQ, encoded by the coding sequence ATGTCTAGGAAGAGTGAGAGCTCCAGGACGGTTGAGGGCCTGAGAGGGCCGGTGCGGCACGTTCTGCCGGGCGGGCTGACCCTGCTGCTGGAGGCCGATCCTGACGCGCAGACCGTCGCCGCCGGGTACTTTGTGAACACCGGGGCACGCGACGAGCGGCCCGCCGAGATGGGCGCCAGCCATTTTCTGGAACACCTGATGTTCAAGGGCTCCGAGCGCCTGTCGGCGGGCGTGCTGAACGAGCGCCTCGACGATCTGGGCGGCCAGTCCAACGCCTTTACCGGCGAGGAGGCCACCGTCTACCACGCCGCTTGCCTGCCGGAACAGACCGCTGAACTGCTGGACACCCTGACCGAGCTGATGCGCCCGGCGCTGCGCGCCCATGATCTGGAGGCCGAGCGCGGCGTGATTCTCGAGGAGATCGCCATGTACGCCGATCAGCCGGGCGTGCGCGTGATCGACGAGTTGCGGGCCGATTACTGGGGCACGCACCCGCTGGGGCATCTGGTGCTGGGCACGGCAGACACCGTGGGGGCCCTGACCCGCGAAGTGCTGGCTGAGGACCACCAGCGGCGCTACGGCGCGGACCGCGTGACGCTGGCGCTGACCGGCCACTTTGATCCGGAGGCGGTGCTGGCGTGGGCCGCCGCGCATCTGGCCGGGTGGCCTGCGGCCGCTGCGCCTGCCGCCGAGGAGCCGCCCCCCATTCCAGTCCACCCCGGCCACGTGCGCGTCATCACCGATCCCGAGTTGAACCGCGTGCAGGTGGCCGCCGAGGCCCCTGGCCTGAGCGTGACCCACCCGCTGCGCGAGGCCGCCGCCGTGCTCGCGGACCTGATCGGCGGTGAGAACGGCGCGCTGTACTGGGCGCTGCTGGACACCGGCCTGGCCGACAGCGCCGACCTGGCCCACCTGGAATACCGCGATGCCGGGGCCTTTGAGGGTGGCTTCTCCTGTGATCCAGAGCGGGCCCAGGAGGTGCTGGACACCTTCCGGGCCGTGTTGCGCGACGCCGGAGCACTGATCACCGAGGAAGCGGTGCGCCGCGCCGCCCGCAAGCTGGCCGTCTCCACGCTGCTGCGCGCCGAGACCCCACAGGGCCGCCTGTTCGCGCTGGGCATGGAGCACCTCGCCACCGGACGGGCCGAGACGACAGAGCAGCTGGTGGCCCACTACTCGGGCGTGACGGCCAGGGACGTGCGTGAGGTGCTGAGGCTGTGCCCGCTGGACCGCCTGACCGTGGTGGCGCTGGGGCCGCTCAAGGCGCTGCAGTAA
- a CDS encoding CaiB/BaiF CoA transferase family protein: MTESVAAASGLPLSGIRVADFTRVLTGPFCTMLLGDLGADVIKIEPPGGDDTRAWGPPFQESPEGRESSYFLSVNRNKRSVELDLKTPEGMAAARELIATSDVLVENFRPGTLDRLGLGWDALHAAHPRLVYASISGFGLSGPYRDRAGYDVIAQGMGGMMSYNGDVGGPPLRVGVAVADVFAGSLITQAILAALFQRERSGQGERVDVNLLESVIALGSSQVGRYLATGEIPVPVGNDHRSIVPYGTVACGDGFVNIAVGNDALWRRFCVALELDELGADPRFATNEGRVNNRAELDTLMLAGLARYTRQEIMARLERAGVPCGPVNNMAEVFDDPHVRARGVAVRVEHASLGHTTVTSPPWEIGGQPLPVRRAPPTLGQHTAEILKELKE, encoded by the coding sequence ATGACCGAGTCTGTCGCTGCCGCTTCCGGCCTCCCGCTGTCCGGCATCCGGGTGGCCGACTTTACCCGCGTGCTGACCGGGCCGTTCTGCACCATGCTGCTGGGCGATCTGGGCGCGGACGTGATCAAGATCGAGCCGCCCGGCGGCGACGACACGCGCGCCTGGGGGCCGCCGTTTCAGGAGTCGCCGGAGGGCCGTGAGTCCAGTTACTTCCTGAGCGTCAACCGCAACAAGCGCAGCGTGGAGCTGGATCTCAAGACGCCGGAAGGGATGGCCGCCGCCCGCGAACTGATCGCCACCAGCGACGTGCTGGTGGAGAACTTCCGCCCCGGCACGCTGGACCGCCTGGGCCTGGGCTGGGACGCCCTGCATGCCGCTCATCCGCGGCTGGTCTACGCCAGCATATCCGGCTTCGGCCTGTCGGGGCCGTACCGGGACCGCGCCGGCTACGACGTGATCGCGCAGGGTATGGGCGGCATGATGAGCTACAACGGCGACGTCGGTGGGCCGCCGCTGCGGGTGGGCGTGGCCGTGGCCGACGTGTTCGCCGGATCGCTGATCACCCAGGCGATTCTGGCCGCGCTGTTTCAGAGGGAGCGCAGCGGACAGGGCGAGCGGGTGGACGTGAACCTGCTGGAAAGTGTGATCGCGCTGGGGTCATCGCAGGTGGGGCGCTACCTGGCCACCGGGGAGATTCCCGTCCCGGTCGGCAATGACCACCGCAGCATCGTGCCGTACGGCACGGTGGCCTGCGGCGACGGCTTCGTGAACATCGCCGTGGGCAACGACGCGCTGTGGCGGCGCTTCTGCGTGGCGCTGGAGCTGGATGAACTGGGCGCGGACCCGCGCTTTGCCACCAACGAGGGCCGCGTGAACAACCGCGCCGAACTGGACACGCTGATGCTGGCTGGGCTGGCCCGCTACACCCGTCAGGAGATCATGGCCCGGCTGGAGCGGGCGGGCGTGCCGTGCGGCCCGGTCAACAACATGGCCGAGGTCTTCGACGACCCGCATGTGCGGGCGCGGGGCGTGGCGGTCCGGGTGGAACACGCGTCGCTGGGCCACACCACCGTGACCTCGCCGCCGTGGGAAATCGGGGGCCAGCCGCTGCCCGTCCGCCGCGCCCCGCCCACGCTGGGGCAGCACACGGCGGAGATTCTGAAGGAGCTGAAGGAATAG
- a CDS encoding xanthine dehydrogenase family protein molybdopterin-binding subunit has product MKDTVHLGKRRRIIDGLEKVSGKARFTADVALAGMLHARPVLSPYPHARIRAIDTAAALAQPGVTAVLTGSDLNGGRTAHSRPSMLLAQGEVRFAGQPVAVVVAATEAQAADAAALLDIDYEVLDSVDDAAQAMTDERLVWPQGVPQADSSLASLHGGEASVQGDETRSNVDERRVFARGDAGAALAAAHVVIEHTYTNARVHQAYLEPHAVVAEPGRRPGQVTVYTSTQGQYAVRGEVAGALGLREGDVRIEPMTVGGGFGAKYGIVDALVAAVALHVDRPVRLVLSRSEDMLTTMPAPSTSIRVRLGADESGQIVGLDVQAVIENGVFRFGHAGILATVMGGMYRCDNVHIETLEVLTHRAPVGAYRAPGVPQALFALESSVDELARALGHDPLELRLQNAVEGGDSTGTGRPWPDIGLKACLERAREHPLWRSRGTRPHEGVGLAVGGWPGGFSPAGAVCRVDTDGTVRLHVGSVDISGVHSSMVLIVAETLGIDPETVEIVQGTTDSGPYAPASGGSQVTISLSGAVLGASQQVREQLLDLAASHFEAHRDDIELAEGQARVRGVAGQGVTLGQLAQRGQRLAGGPGPVVAEGRAALKGGAPGFTAQLMRVRVDPDTGHVTPLEAVCIQDVGYALNPLLVEGQMHGGAAQGLSMGLYEGQHFESGTLANPNFLEYVFPTASDVPPIDAVIVERPSENGPFGARIVGEPPITAGAAAIANAIRDAAGVRVTALPATAEQVWRLMQEQERA; this is encoded by the coding sequence GTGAAGGACACGGTTCATCTTGGCAAACGGCGCAGGATCATTGACGGCCTGGAAAAGGTCAGCGGCAAGGCCCGCTTCACGGCGGACGTGGCCCTGGCCGGCATGCTGCACGCCCGCCCCGTCCTCTCGCCCTATCCTCATGCCCGCATCCGGGCCATCGACACCGCCGCCGCCCTGGCCCAGCCTGGGGTGACTGCCGTGCTGACCGGGTCTGACCTGAACGGCGGGCGCACCGCCCACTCGCGGCCCAGCATGTTGCTGGCGCAAGGCGAGGTCCGCTTTGCCGGTCAGCCGGTCGCGGTGGTGGTGGCCGCCACCGAGGCCCAGGCCGCCGACGCCGCCGCCCTGCTCGACATCGACTACGAGGTGCTGGACAGCGTGGACGACGCGGCCCAGGCCATGACCGACGAGCGGCTGGTGTGGCCCCAGGGGGTGCCGCAGGCCGACAGCAGTCTGGCCAGCCTGCACGGCGGTGAGGCGAGCGTGCAGGGCGACGAGACGAGATCGAACGTCGACGAGCGCCGGGTCTTCGCGCGTGGCGACGCCGGGGCCGCGCTGGCCGCCGCACACGTCGTGATCGAGCATACCTACACCAACGCGCGGGTTCATCAGGCCTACTTGGAGCCGCACGCGGTGGTCGCCGAGCCGGGCCGGCGCCCCGGACAGGTCACGGTCTACACCAGCACCCAGGGCCAGTACGCGGTGCGCGGTGAGGTGGCCGGCGCTCTGGGCCTGCGCGAGGGCGATGTGCGCATCGAGCCCATGACCGTGGGCGGCGGCTTTGGCGCGAAGTACGGCATTGTCGACGCCCTGGTGGCGGCGGTGGCGCTGCACGTGGACCGTCCGGTGCGGCTGGTTCTCTCGCGCAGTGAGGACATGCTGACCACCATGCCGGCCCCCAGCACCTCCATCCGCGTGCGCCTGGGGGCCGATGAAAGCGGTCAGATCGTCGGCCTCGACGTGCAGGCCGTGATCGAGAACGGCGTCTTCCGCTTCGGGCACGCGGGGATCCTGGCCACCGTGATGGGGGGGATGTACCGCTGCGACAACGTGCATATCGAGACGCTGGAAGTCCTGACCCACCGCGCCCCGGTCGGGGCGTACCGCGCGCCCGGCGTCCCGCAGGCCCTGTTCGCCCTGGAATCGAGCGTGGATGAGCTGGCCCGCGCCCTCGGCCACGATCCGCTGGAGTTGCGCCTGCAGAATGCTGTGGAAGGCGGCGACTCCACCGGCACGGGGCGTCCCTGGCCCGACATCGGCCTGAAGGCCTGTCTGGAACGCGCCCGCGAGCATCCGCTGTGGCGCTCGCGCGGCACGCGGCCCCACGAGGGGGTGGGACTGGCGGTGGGCGGCTGGCCGGGGGGCTTCTCGCCGGCCGGGGCAGTGTGCCGCGTGGACACCGACGGCACCGTGCGGCTGCATGTCGGCAGCGTGGACATCAGCGGGGTCCACAGCTCGATGGTTCTGATCGTCGCCGAGACCCTGGGGATTGACCCTGAAACTGTCGAGATCGTTCAGGGGACCACCGACAGCGGCCCGTACGCCCCGGCCTCGGGCGGCTCGCAGGTCACCATCAGCCTGTCGGGCGCGGTGCTGGGGGCCAGCCAGCAGGTCCGCGAGCAGTTGCTGGACCTCGCGGCCTCGCATTTCGAGGCGCACCGCGACGACATCGAGCTGGCTGAGGGGCAGGCCCGTGTGCGCGGCGTGGCCGGACAGGGCGTGACGCTGGGGCAGCTCGCGCAGCGGGGACAGCGGCTGGCCGGTGGTCCCGGCCCTGTGGTCGCCGAGGGCCGCGCGGCCCTTAAGGGTGGCGCTCCCGGCTTTACCGCCCAGCTGATGCGGGTGCGGGTGGACCCCGACACCGGCCACGTCACGCCGCTGGAGGCCGTGTGTATTCAGGACGTCGGCTACGCCCTCAACCCATTGCTGGTCGAGGGCCAGATGCACGGCGGCGCGGCGCAGGGCCTGAGCATGGGCCTGTACGAGGGCCAGCACTTCGAGAGCGGCACGCTGGCCAATCCGAATTTCCTGGAGTACGTCTTTCCCACCGCCAGCGACGTGCCGCCCATCGACGCGGTGATCGTCGAACGGCCCTCCGAGAACGGTCCCTTCGGGGCCCGCATCGTGGGCGAGCCGCCCATCACGGCGGGGGCCGCCGCCATCGCCAACGCCATCCGGGACGCGGCGGGCGTGCGCGTCACGGCGCTGCCTGCCACGGCTGAGCAGGTCTGGCGGCTGATGCAGGAGCAGGAGCGCGCCTGA
- a CDS encoding GNAT family N-acetyltransferase: MRLGTPRLELRPPDDGELAALADVAAGGLHRPGERPFLTPWTHLPPRERALFVMQQHWLSRGQWRPEAWSLGLGVFHAGQPIGMVSLRGHDFPILREVRSSSWLGLEFHGQGFGTEARAALLHLAFAELGAVAALSEVFQDNAASQGVSRRLGYRPDGLSRDVLDGQPVVSDRLRLTREDWECNRSTPVTITGLEPCRQFFFPTSG, translated from the coding sequence TTGCGGCTCGGGACGCCGCGCCTGGAACTGCGCCCGCCGGATGACGGGGAACTCGCCGCCCTCGCGGACGTGGCTGCAGGTGGCTTGCACCGTCCCGGCGAGCGTCCGTTTCTGACGCCCTGGACCCACCTGCCGCCCCGGGAACGCGCCCTGTTCGTCATGCAGCAACACTGGCTGTCGCGCGGGCAGTGGCGGCCAGAGGCCTGGAGTCTGGGGCTGGGCGTGTTTCACGCTGGTCAGCCCATCGGCATGGTGTCGCTGCGGGGCCACGACTTTCCCATCCTGCGCGAGGTCAGAAGTAGTTCCTGGCTGGGCCTGGAGTTTCACGGCCAGGGCTTTGGCACCGAGGCCCGCGCGGCGCTGCTGCATCTGGCGTTTGCCGAACTGGGCGCGGTGGCCGCCCTCAGCGAGGTCTTTCAGGACAACGCCGCTTCCCAGGGCGTGTCGCGCAGGCTGGGCTACCGGCCAGACGGCCTCTCGCGCGACGTACTGGACGGCCAGCCGGTTGTCTCGGATCGCCTGCGCCTCACGCGGGAGGACTGGGAATGCAACCGGTCCACACCCGTCACAATCACGGGACTGGAACCATGCCGACAGTTCTTCTTCCCCACTTCCGGGTAA
- a CDS encoding V-type ATP synthase subunit D, with protein MAGQISPTRSAMLASKASLKTAQSGADLLKRKRDALIGEFFALVKDALAAREELSGVSKGAYTSLFGAKAWDTPEAVESLSLAGSGDYSINMQIDNLYGVKVPRIELPERDTTTAFSPINVGARTIQAATDFGGVMDGIVKVAATETKLRRIGEEIKKTSRRVNALEQVLIPGIQDDIRFIRSVLDQREREASFTLKKIKAKLEADAERERENMQAGNRGSAAG; from the coding sequence ATGGCAGGACAGATCAGCCCCACCCGCAGCGCGATGCTGGCCAGCAAGGCCAGCCTCAAGACCGCGCAGAGCGGCGCGGACCTCCTGAAGCGCAAGCGCGACGCCCTGATCGGCGAGTTCTTCGCGCTGGTCAAGGACGCGCTGGCCGCCCGCGAGGAACTTTCCGGCGTCAGCAAGGGCGCGTACACCAGCCTGTTCGGCGCGAAAGCCTGGGACACCCCGGAAGCCGTCGAGAGCCTGAGCCTGGCCGGCAGCGGCGACTACTCCATCAACATGCAGATTGACAACCTGTACGGCGTGAAAGTGCCGCGCATTGAGCTGCCCGAGCGCGACACGACCACGGCATTCAGCCCGATCAACGTGGGCGCCCGCACCATCCAGGCCGCCACCGATTTCGGCGGCGTGATGGACGGCATCGTCAAGGTGGCCGCCACCGAGACCAAGCTGCGCCGGATTGGCGAGGAGATCAAGAAGACCTCGCGCCGCGTGAACGCGCTGGAGCAGGTCCTGATTCCCGGCATTCAGGACGACATCCGCTTTATCCGCAGCGTGCTGGACCAGCGCGAACGCGAGGCCAGCTTCACCCTCAAGAAGATCAAGGCCAAGCTGGAAGCCGACGCCGAGCGCGAACGCGAGAACATGCAGGCCGGGAATCGCGGCTCCGCCGCCGGCTGA
- a CDS encoding V-type ATP synthase subunit B, translating into MTLLQKEYNDVAYISGPLLFVNAASDLAYGAIVNIKDGTGKLRGGQVISVTDQNAVIQVFEETRGLDLATASVSLVEDVARLGVSKEMIGRRFDGLGRPIDGLPAVVAEKRLSINGQAMNPTARAKPEEFIQTGISTIDVNTSLIRGQKLPIFSGSGLPHNELAAQIARQAKVPGHEGDFAVVFAAMGLTQREVSFFTQEFERTGALARSVLFLNRADDPAVERLLTPRMALTTAEYLAFEHGYHVLVILTDLTNYCEALREIGGAREEIPGRRGFPGYMYTDLASLYERAGVVQGKPGSVTQIPILSMPDDDITHPIPDLTGYITEGQIVVDRTLNAKGVFPPINPLPSLSRLQGNGIGKGKTRADHKNVSDQLFAAYANGLDLRKLVAITGEDALTDTDKLYLRFADDFEQYFIGQGDQDRSIDDSLTVAWGILSKLPQSQLTRLSKDSIDKFYGEKMDEMWRGGRNMSM; encoded by the coding sequence ATGACCCTTCTCCAGAAGGAATACAACGACGTCGCCTACATCTCCGGGCCGCTGCTGTTCGTGAATGCCGCCTCGGACCTGGCCTACGGCGCCATCGTCAACATCAAGGACGGTACCGGCAAGCTGCGCGGCGGTCAGGTCATTAGCGTGACCGACCAGAATGCCGTGATTCAGGTGTTCGAGGAAACGCGCGGCCTGGACCTGGCCACCGCCTCGGTGAGCCTGGTGGAAGACGTGGCCCGCCTGGGCGTCAGCAAGGAAATGATCGGCCGCCGTTTCGACGGCCTGGGCCGCCCCATCGACGGGCTGCCCGCCGTGGTGGCCGAGAAGCGCCTCTCGATCAACGGGCAGGCGATGAACCCCACCGCCCGCGCCAAGCCCGAGGAATTCATCCAGACCGGGATCTCCACCATCGACGTGAACACCAGCCTGATCCGTGGACAGAAGCTGCCGATCTTCTCGGGCAGCGGCTTGCCGCACAACGAGCTGGCCGCCCAGATCGCGCGTCAGGCGAAGGTGCCGGGCCACGAGGGCGACTTCGCAGTGGTCTTCGCGGCAATGGGTCTGACCCAGCGCGAGGTATCCTTCTTCACCCAGGAGTTCGAGCGCACCGGGGCGCTGGCCCGCAGCGTGCTGTTCCTGAACCGCGCCGACGATCCGGCCGTGGAACGTCTGCTGACCCCGCGCATGGCGCTCACCACCGCCGAGTACCTGGCCTTCGAGCACGGCTACCATGTGCTGGTGATCCTGACGGATTTGACCAACTACTGCGAGGCGCTGCGTGAAATCGGCGGGGCGCGCGAGGAAATCCCCGGACGCCGTGGGTTCCCCGGCTACATGTACACCGATCTTGCGTCGCTGTACGAACGCGCCGGCGTGGTGCAGGGCAAGCCCGGCTCGGTCACGCAGATTCCGATTCTGTCCATGCCCGACGACGATATTACCCACCCCATTCCCGACCTGACCGGCTACATCACCGAAGGCCAGATCGTGGTGGACCGCACCCTGAACGCCAAGGGCGTGTTCCCGCCGATCAACCCGCTGCCCAGCCTGAGCCGCCTGCAGGGCAACGGCATCGGCAAGGGCAAGACCCGCGCCGACCACAAGAACGTGTCTGATCAGCTGTTTGCGGCCTACGCCAACGGGCTGGACCTGCGTAAGCTGGTTGCCATCACTGGTGAAGACGCGCTGACCGACACCGACAAGCTGTACCTGCGCTTCGCCGACGATTTCGAGCAGTACTTCATCGGCCAGGGCGACCAGGACCGCAGCATCGACGACAGCCTGACCGTGGCCTGGGGCATCCTGTCCAAGCTGCCGCAGAGCCAGCTGACCCGCCTGAGCAAGGACTCGATCGACAAGTTCTACGGCGAGAAGATGGACGAGATGTGGCGCGGCGGCCGCAACATGAGCATGTAA
- a CDS encoding V-type ATP synthase subunit A, translating into MTQNKSGVVQSIAGPAVIADGMYGAKMYDIVRVGTERLVGEIIRLDGNTAFVQVYEDTSGLTVGEPVETTNLPLSVELGPGMLNGIYDGIQRPLDKIRELSGDFIARGIEVSSLDRTRKWSFTPSVQAGDEVIGSSILGTVPEFAFTHKILTPPDKSGRIRNIVAAGEYTIDDTIATLEDGTELRLAHYWPVRAPRPVAKKLDPSLPFLTGMRILDVLFPLVMGGAAAIPGPFGSGKTVTQQSVAKYGNADIVVYVGCGERGNEMTDVLVEFPELEDPKTGNPLMQRTILIANTSNMPVAAREASVYTGITLAEYFRDQGYSVSLMADSTSRWAEALREISSRLEEMPAEEGYPPYLGAKLAAFYERAGAVKTLGGEDGAVSVIGAVSPAGGDMSEPVTQATLRITGAFWRLDAGLARRRHFPAINWNGSYSLFTPILDGWYRQNVGQDFPELRQRIQNILQEEAALQEVVQLVGPDALQDNERLIIEAGRMLRQDFLQQNGFDAVDASSSMPKNYGLMKMFLKFYEEADSALKNGATIDDIIQNPVIEKLARARYVAEDEFMSYGEGVMDELDQTFKGVTA; encoded by the coding sequence ATGACCCAGAACAAGAGTGGCGTCGTGCAGAGCATCGCCGGACCTGCGGTGATCGCGGACGGCATGTACGGCGCGAAGATGTACGACATCGTGCGAGTGGGCACGGAACGGCTGGTGGGCGAGATCATCCGCCTGGACGGCAACACCGCCTTCGTGCAGGTGTACGAGGATACCTCCGGTCTGACCGTGGGCGAGCCGGTGGAAACCACTAACCTGCCGCTGTCGGTGGAACTGGGGCCAGGGATGCTCAACGGCATCTACGACGGCATCCAGCGCCCGCTGGACAAGATCCGCGAGCTGTCGGGCGACTTTATCGCGCGCGGCATCGAGGTCTCCAGCCTGGACCGCACCCGCAAGTGGAGCTTTACCCCCAGCGTTCAGGCGGGCGATGAAGTGATCGGCAGCTCGATCCTGGGCACCGTGCCGGAGTTCGCCTTTACCCACAAGATCCTGACCCCGCCCGACAAGAGCGGCCGGATCAGGAACATCGTGGCTGCCGGCGAGTACACCATCGATGACACCATCGCCACGCTGGAAGACGGCACTGAACTGCGTCTGGCCCACTACTGGCCCGTGCGCGCCCCGCGTCCTGTCGCCAAGAAGCTCGATCCCAGCCTGCCCTTCCTGACTGGGATGCGCATTCTGGACGTGCTGTTCCCGCTGGTGATGGGCGGCGCGGCGGCGATTCCCGGCCCCTTCGGATCGGGCAAGACCGTGACCCAGCAGTCGGTGGCCAAGTACGGCAACGCCGACATCGTGGTGTACGTGGGCTGCGGCGAGCGCGGCAACGAGATGACCGACGTGCTGGTGGAATTCCCCGAACTGGAAGACCCCAAGACCGGCAACCCCCTGATGCAGCGCACCATCCTGATCGCCAACACCTCCAACATGCCGGTGGCGGCGCGTGAGGCGTCGGTGTACACCGGCATCACCCTGGCCGAGTACTTCCGCGACCAGGGCTACAGCGTGTCGCTGATGGCCGACAGCACCAGCCGTTGGGCCGAGGCGCTGCGCGAGATCAGCTCCCGACTGGAAGAAATGCCCGCAGAAGAAGGCTACCCGCCCTACCTGGGCGCGAAGCTGGCGGCGTTCTACGAGCGTGCCGGGGCCGTCAAGACCCTGGGCGGCGAGGACGGCGCGGTCAGCGTGATCGGGGCCGTCTCTCCTGCCGGCGGCGACATGTCCGAACCCGTCACCCAGGCCACGCTGCGCATCACCGGCGCGTTCTGGCGTCTGGACGCGGGTCTGGCCCGCCGCCGTCACTTCCCGGCGATCAACTGGAACGGCTCGTACAGCCTGTTCACGCCGATTCTGGACGGCTGGTACCGCCAGAACGTCGGACAGGACTTTCCTGAACTGCGCCAGCGCATCCAGAACATCTTGCAGGAAGAGGCCGCGCTTCAGGAAGTGGTGCAGCTCGTCGGTCCCGACGCCCTGCAGGACAACGAGCGGCTGATCATCGAGGCCGGGCGCATGCTGCGTCAGGACTTCTTGCAGCAGAACGGGTTCGATGCCGTGGACGCCTCGTCCTCGATGCCCAAGAACTACGGCCTGATGAAGATGTTCCTGAAGTTCTACGAGGAAGCCGACTCGGCCCTCAAGAACGGCGCCACCATCGACGACATCATCCAGAACCCGGTGATCGAGAAGCTGGCCCGCGCCCGCTACGTCGCCGAGGATGAATTCATGAGCTACGGCGAGGGCGTCATGGACGAACTCGACCAGACCTTCAAGGGAGTAACCGCATGA
- a CDS encoding V-type ATP synthase subunit F: MTGSSGLKAGNTRQVAVLSDAETATGYRLAGVFVTEATPETAQAALEKLITEGNYGLVAVDTGLIADPLASTARVMRGRDLPILLPIPSLKDAFSPDTVDAKAYMGKLVRETIGFDIKL, from the coding sequence ATGACCGGTTCCTCGGGTCTCAAAGCGGGCAACACCCGTCAGGTGGCCGTCCTGAGCGACGCTGAAACGGCCACCGGGTACCGTCTGGCCGGGGTCTTCGTAACCGAGGCGACGCCAGAAACCGCCCAGGCAGCGCTGGAAAAGCTGATCACTGAGGGCAACTACGGCCTGGTGGCGGTGGACACCGGTTTGATCGCCGATCCGCTGGCCTCCACCGCCCGCGTCATGCGGGGCCGTGATCTGCCGATCCTGCTGCCCATTCCCAGCCTGAAAGACGCCTTCTCGCCCGACACCGTGGACGCCAAGGCGTACATGGGCAAGCTGGTGCGAGAAACCATCGGCTTCGATATCAAGCTGTAA
- a CDS encoding V0D/AC39 family V-type ATPase subunit has protein sequence MPDDYSYINTRVRVMRTKLLDGRALDSALASGSYAEFLRVLTETDLAPNLRETTGEGAGLGELDRALSRNFFDTSQRVLGFADGDAKREIQTLLMKWDLVNLKTVARGIAGGRGVEAIRSGLIEGGTIKPAALQTAAASADLPSAAAAIAVSGHPLAKAMRDGAAAYAASGRLLDMEVTLDQGYYRYALGVARNTSLRRYLTREIDVTNALIARTQRGQTPDPSLFVAGGSLDAAGYGRLAGGDAGGVSEIAAILEAPTLEEAEVAARNTLDRAARNSAAGDPEGVGIILDFLRRKEIEIAKLRLIARGKFYDLSNEQIRKEVQA, from the coding sequence ATGCCCGACGATTACTCGTACATCAATACGCGCGTGCGCGTCATGCGCACCAAGCTGCTGGACGGGCGCGCCCTGGACTCGGCGCTCGCGTCGGGCAGTTACGCCGAATTTCTGCGGGTGCTGACCGAGACCGACCTGGCCCCCAACCTGCGCGAAACCACCGGCGAGGGGGCGGGCCTGGGTGAGCTGGACCGCGCCCTGAGCCGCAACTTCTTCGACACCTCCCAGCGGGTGCTGGGCTTCGCGGACGGCGACGCCAAGCGTGAGATCCAGACCCTGCTGATGAAGTGGGACCTGGTCAACCTCAAGACCGTGGCACGCGGCATTGCCGGGGGCCGGGGCGTCGAGGCCATCCGCAGTGGGCTGATCGAGGGCGGCACCATCAAGCCTGCGGCCCTGCAGACCGCTGCGGCCAGCGCCGATCTGCCCAGCGCCGCCGCCGCCATCGCGGTCAGCGGACACCCGCTGGCCAAGGCCATGCGCGACGGGGCCGCCGCCTACGCGGCCAGCGGACGCCTGCTGGACATGGAAGTCACGCTGGACCAGGGCTATTACCGTTACGCCCTGGGTGTGGCCCGCAACACCAGCCTGCGCCGCTACCTGACCCGCGAGATCGACGTGACCAACGCCCTGATCGCGCGCACGCAGCGCGGCCAGACCCCCGACCCCAGCCTGTTTGTCGCCGGAGGCAGCCTGGACGCCGCCGGCTACGGACGTCTGGCGGGCGGGGACGCGGGCGGCGTCAGCGAGATCGCCGCCATTCTCGAAGCCCCCACGCTGGAAGAGGCGGAGGTGGCCGCGCGCAACACGCTCGACCGCGCCGCCCGCAACAGCGCTGCCGGGGACCCCGAGGGCGTGGGCATCATCCTGGATTTCCTGCGCCGCAAGGAAATCGAGATTGCCAAACTGCGTCTGATCGCACGCGGCAAGTTCTATGACCTGAGCAACGAGCAGATTCGCAAGGAGGTTCAGGCATGA